A region of Vibrio chagasii DNA encodes the following proteins:
- a CDS encoding iron-sulfur cluster assembly scaffold protein, with protein MHYSSEIQSMCPIQRGDLHNSAPIPVEGAMVSPKDVIAISGLSHGVGTCAPQQGAAKLTLNVKNGIIEEALIETIGCSGMTQSAAMAAEILTGKTILEALNTDLVCDAINVAMREIFLQFVYGRTQSAFSEDGLEIGAALEDLGQTQRSQVGTSYSTAAKGVRYLELAEGYVTKLALDDHSEVIGYEYLNLGKMMKAINQGVPANEAADLATGTYGRFDEAVTTINPRQQ; from the coding sequence ATGCATTACTCTTCAGAAATACAATCCATGTGCCCTATTCAAAGGGGTGATCTTCACAACTCGGCTCCAATCCCAGTTGAAGGCGCCATGGTTAGTCCAAAAGATGTTATCGCTATCTCAGGTTTAAGCCACGGTGTTGGCACTTGTGCACCACAACAAGGTGCGGCAAAACTGACTCTTAACGTGAAAAACGGCATCATCGAAGAAGCACTCATCGAGACTATCGGCTGCTCAGGCATGACGCAATCTGCCGCGATGGCCGCTGAAATCCTTACCGGAAAAACTATTCTAGAAGCGCTCAATACTGACTTAGTGTGTGACGCGATTAACGTCGCGATGCGCGAAATCTTCCTGCAGTTTGTTTACGGTCGAACTCAATCAGCTTTCTCTGAAGATGGCCTAGAAATCGGCGCTGCATTGGAAGACTTAGGTCAAACCCAGCGCAGCCAAGTTGGTACCAGCTACTCAACCGCAGCAAAGGGCGTCCGTTACCTAGAACTCGCAGAAGGTTACGTAACCAAGCTTGCACTTGATGACCACAGCGAAGTGATTGGTTACGAGTATCTTAACCTCGGAAAAATGATGAAGGCGATTAATCAAGGTGTGCCAGCCAATGAAGCGGCCGACCTTGCTACAGGGACTTATGGTCGCTTCGATGAAGCTGTGACCACAATTAACCCACGCCAACAGTAA
- a CDS encoding GGGtGRT protein — protein sequence MMNTQLSESVTRALAEMNFDSLAQAEQYCKAHNVDPKTLVMDTQPIAFESAADAYTLGTAMALFRKASNAEQAANIIGEGLQAFTKPGSVAEQRQVGIGHGALAARLLNEESHCFAFLAGHESFAAAEGAIKIALNVNKSRKNPLKVILNGLGKDAAYLISRINGFTYVRTQYDYQTGELVETERRRFSQGPRGEILCYGADDVREGVAIMHREEVDVSITGNSTNPTRFQHPVAGIYKAERTRQGLPYFSVASGGGTGRTLHPDNVAAGPASYGMTDTMGRMHADAQFAGSSSVPAHVAMMGFIGMGNNPMVGATVALAVAVSESQNA from the coding sequence ATTATGAACACTCAACTTAGTGAATCAGTAACTCGCGCTTTGGCAGAAATGAACTTCGACTCTTTGGCGCAAGCTGAGCAATACTGTAAAGCACACAATGTAGACCCAAAAACATTGGTGATGGACACTCAACCAATTGCTTTTGAAAGCGCAGCCGATGCATATACTTTAGGTACAGCCATGGCACTATTTCGCAAAGCAAGCAACGCTGAACAAGCAGCCAACATCATCGGTGAAGGCCTTCAAGCATTCACAAAACCCGGTAGTGTTGCCGAGCAACGTCAAGTAGGGATTGGTCATGGTGCGCTTGCTGCTCGTCTTCTGAATGAAGAGAGTCACTGCTTTGCTTTTCTTGCTGGTCACGAGTCTTTTGCTGCCGCTGAGGGCGCAATTAAAATCGCACTAAACGTCAATAAATCACGTAAAAATCCATTAAAAGTTATCCTAAATGGTTTAGGTAAAGATGCGGCGTACTTAATCTCACGCATCAATGGCTTCACTTACGTGCGCACTCAATACGACTACCAAACCGGTGAACTCGTTGAAACAGAACGTCGCCGCTTCTCACAGGGCCCTCGTGGCGAGATCCTATGCTACGGCGCCGATGATGTTCGTGAAGGTGTGGCAATCATGCACAGAGAAGAGGTAGATGTGAGCATTACGGGTAATTCTACCAACCCAACGCGCTTCCAACACCCTGTTGCAGGTATCTACAAAGCAGAGCGAACTCGCCAAGGTCTACCTTACTTCTCTGTGGCTTCAGGCGGTGGTACAGGTCGAACTCTACACCCAGACAATGTAGCGGCAGGCCCTGCGTCTTACGGCATGACAGACACCATGGGCAGAATGCACGCAGACGCTCAGTTTGCAGGCAGCTCTTCAGTTCCTGCTCACGTTGCTATGATGGGCTTCATCGGCATGGGTAACAACCCAATGGTCGGTGCTACGGTTGCACTGGCTGTCGCGGTAAGCGAATCTCAAAACGCATAA
- a CDS encoding MarC family protein, whose translation MKELIIHTITVFMGFFAIMNPIANTPIFLGLTGDNDRETVKSIAFRSVFIAFIIVSTFAISGKLIFDLFGITLYALRITGGILVFLIGFHMLQGESTHSKAKEKVNSDAQQDAALSIAVSPLAMPILAGPGTIATAMNFASTEGIYETVITIIAFGLLCTLTYVLFVFGERFVKAVGPSALNVITRMMGLILAVIGMQMLIEGIEQAHKALFV comes from the coding sequence ATGAAAGAGCTCATCATTCATACCATCACAGTGTTCATGGGCTTTTTCGCCATCATGAACCCTATCGCTAACACGCCAATCTTTCTTGGTTTAACAGGCGACAACGACAGGGAGACAGTTAAGTCAATCGCGTTTCGCTCAGTGTTTATCGCATTCATCATCGTCAGTACGTTTGCCATTTCAGGCAAGCTGATCTTCGACCTTTTTGGTATCACGCTTTATGCCCTGCGCATCACAGGCGGTATTTTGGTCTTCTTGATTGGCTTTCACATGCTACAAGGTGAATCGACACACTCGAAGGCGAAAGAGAAGGTTAACTCAGATGCCCAACAAGACGCGGCGCTAAGTATCGCAGTATCACCACTGGCCATGCCGATACTGGCAGGTCCGGGGACAATTGCCACCGCGATGAACTTTGCCAGCACCGAGGGCATCTATGAAACCGTCATCACCATCATCGCGTTTGGTCTGTTGTGTACCTTAACTTACGTGTTGTTTGTGTTTGGTGAGCGCTTCGTGAAAGCGGTAGGGCCAAGCGCACTGAACGTGATTACTCGAATGATGGGTTTGATACTGGCAGTTATCGGTATGCAGATGTTGATTGAAGGGATCGAGCAAGCTCATAAAGCACTGTTTGTTTAA
- the dapD gene encoding 2,3,4,5-tetrahydropyridine-2,6-dicarboxylate N-succinyltransferase, with amino-acid sequence MAFFSLAFGTATKNRDNKIIEAFFPSPLLNPSDALVAAVGEVAGYTEGNQAIEISAAKSAELAKAFAANDDAANASFAEKAAASEQPLVLVVLATDEKPASVAEGFLKLQLISNRLVQPHGTVLDGIFGLLHNIAWTNEGPIDLPELAERQIEARLAGRNLSVDCVDKFPKMVDYVVPTGIRIADTSRVRLGAHVGEGTTVMHEGFINFNAGTTGVSMVEGRISAGVVVGNGSDIGGGASIMGTLSGGGTMVISIGENCLLGANAGLGFPMGDRCTVESGLYVTAGTKVRMLDKEGNEVEIIKARDLAGVSDLLFRRNSITGQIECLANKSAVELNSELHSNN; translated from the coding sequence ATGGCTTTCTTTTCACTAGCCTTCGGTACGGCAACCAAAAACCGCGACAATAAAATCATTGAAGCGTTCTTCCCTAGCCCACTTCTAAACCCAAGCGACGCTCTAGTAGCGGCTGTTGGTGAAGTAGCAGGTTACACTGAAGGCAACCAAGCTATCGAAATCTCTGCTGCAAAAAGCGCAGAACTAGCGAAAGCATTCGCAGCAAACGACGATGCAGCAAACGCATCTTTCGCAGAAAAAGCAGCAGCATCTGAACAGCCACTTGTTCTTGTTGTTCTTGCGACTGACGAGAAGCCAGCATCTGTTGCTGAAGGCTTCCTAAAACTGCAACTAATCTCTAACCGCCTAGTTCAACCACACGGTACAGTACTAGACGGCATCTTCGGTCTACTGCACAACATCGCATGGACAAACGAAGGTCCAATCGACCTTCCTGAACTGGCTGAGCGTCAAATCGAAGCTCGCCTTGCAGGCCGTAATCTGTCTGTAGATTGCGTAGACAAATTCCCTAAAATGGTTGATTACGTGGTGCCAACAGGTATTCGTATTGCTGACACTTCTCGTGTTCGTCTTGGCGCACATGTGGGTGAAGGTACAACAGTTATGCACGAAGGTTTCATCAACTTCAACGCGGGCACAACAGGCGTAAGCATGGTTGAAGGTCGTATCTCTGCAGGTGTTGTTGTAGGTAACGGTTCAGACATCGGCGGCGGCGCTTCTATTATGGGTACTCTGTCTGGTGGCGGTACTATGGTTATCTCTATCGGCGAAAACTGCCTGCTAGGCGCAAACGCGGGTCTTGGTTTCCCAATGGGCGACCGTTGTACTGTTGAGTCTGGTCTATATGTAACGGCTGGTACGAAAGTTCGCATGCTAGATAAAGAAGGCAACGAAGTAGAAATCATTAAAGCTCGCGACCTAGCTGGTGTTTCTGATCTGCTGTTCCGTCGCAACTCAATCACTGGTCAAATTGAGTGTCTAGCGAACAAGTCTGCTGTTGAACTAAACAGCGAGCTACACAGCAACAACTAA
- a CDS encoding DUF3332 domain-containing protein encodes MKTTITKAVAVAAIVMSLAGCVGSNAVTGKLMKFNVEVVDNRYARAGVNFLLAPVYALTTAADYIVFNSIEFWAGKNPLTGAPHIFDSKVDTMIDVNDSLDDSLKEAPLGFNNRQIEWGEMQQIDENTIRMDITYNDGQKAVLLGVRDGDKVSYYMDGTLVSETSIQALEQLAAEKV; translated from the coding sequence ATGAAAACAACAATCACAAAAGCCGTTGCAGTGGCAGCGATTGTCATGTCGTTAGCTGGGTGTGTAGGTAGTAACGCTGTGACTGGGAAATTAATGAAGTTTAACGTCGAGGTAGTGGATAACCGTTACGCTCGTGCGGGCGTCAACTTCTTGCTTGCTCCGGTTTACGCACTGACTACTGCAGCCGATTATATTGTATTTAACTCGATTGAATTCTGGGCGGGTAAAAACCCACTTACTGGTGCGCCTCACATCTTCGATAGCAAAGTCGATACCATGATCGATGTGAATGACAGCCTAGACGATTCACTAAAAGAAGCACCACTTGGCTTCAACAATCGCCAGATTGAATGGGGTGAAATGCAGCAAATCGATGAAAACACGATTCGCATGGACATCACTTACAACGATGGTCAGAAAGCAGTATTGCTGGGTGTTCGCGATGGCGATAAGGTCAGCTACTACATGGATGGCACACTAGTATCTGAAACCTCTATCCAGGCTCTAGAGCAGTTAGCCGCAGAGAAAGTGTAA
- the purL gene encoding phosphoribosylformylglycinamidine synthase codes for MRILRGSPALSEFRVNKLLELCRELSLPVTGIYAEFAHFADLTADLDASEVEKLEKLLTYGPTIEEHEPEGLLLLATPRPGTISPWSSKSTDIAHNCGLAKVSRLERGTAFYIETSSELSDLQLVELKAILHDRMMEVVFTDFESAAALFTVAEPTPYTEVDLLTGGRKALEEANVTLGLALAEDEIDYLLESFVTKLERNPTDIELMMFAQANSEHCRHKIFNADWTIDGVKQEKSLFKMIKNTFEVTPDNVLSAYKDNAAVMTGSEVGRFFPDPETRQYNYHQEKTHILMKVETHNHPTAISPWPGASTGSGGEIRDEGATGIGGKPKAGLVAFSVSNLKIPNFVQPWETDFGKPSRIVTALDIMLEGPLGGAAFNNEFGRPNLLGYFRTYEEKVNSHAGEEVRGYHKPIMLAGGLGNIRDEHVQKKEIPVGASLIVLGGPAMNIGLGGGAASSMDSGSSSEDLDFASVQRENPEMERRCQEVIDRCWQLGDANPIAFIHDVGAGGISNALPELVDDGERGGIFNLRDVPNDEPGMSPLEIWCNESQERYVMAVADKDMATFDAICKRERAPYAVVGKATEERELKLEDSHFDNTPIDMPMDILLGKTPKMHRDAKTLKANNPAIDRSGIEMNEAVDRVLRLPTVAEKTFLITIGDRSVTGLVARDQMVGPWQVPVANCAVTAASYDSYHGEAMSLGERTPVALLDFGASARLAVGEAITNIAATNIGDIKHIKLSANWMSPAGHPGEDAGLYEAVKAVGEELCPALGLTIPVGKDSMSMKTKWEENGEQKEVTSPLSLVITAFARVEDVRKTITPQLRTDKGASSLVLIDLGNGKNRLGATALAQVYKQLGDKPADVDNAAQLKGFYEGVQALVANDQVVAYHDKGDGGLFVTLAEMAFAGHCGVNANIEALGEDTLAALFNEELGAVIQVRNDDLDAVLSTLAANGLEACSHVIGSVEASDELVIKSGESVVIERNRTELRTIWAETTHKMQGLRDNPACADQEHQAKKDNSDPGLNVKLSFDVNEDIAAPFINTGAKPKMAILREQGVNSHVEMAAAFDRAGFEATDIHMSDILTGQAVLDEYNGLVACGGFSYGDVLGAGEGWAKSVLFNDSTREQFENFFKREDTFSLGVCNGCQMLSNLRELIPGAEYWPRFVRNESERFEARFSLVEVQKSDSVFFNGMEGSRMPIAVSHGEGRVEVRDNDHLNAIENSGTVALRYVDNYGNPTQQYPNNPNGSPNAITGLTTTDGRVTIMMPHPERVFRTVANSWSPEGWGENGAWMRMFQNARKNVG; via the coding sequence TCGCACATAACTGTGGTCTAGCGAAAGTATCTCGCCTAGAGCGCGGTACAGCTTTCTACATTGAAACGTCTTCTGAACTTTCTGATCTTCAACTTGTTGAACTGAAAGCGATTCTTCACGACCGTATGATGGAAGTGGTTTTCACTGACTTTGAATCAGCAGCTGCACTATTCACCGTTGCAGAACCAACACCTTATACGGAAGTTGATCTTCTTACTGGCGGCCGTAAAGCGCTTGAAGAAGCAAACGTTACCCTAGGTCTTGCTCTTGCAGAAGATGAGATTGATTACCTACTTGAAAGCTTTGTCACTAAGCTTGAACGTAACCCGACTGACATCGAGCTAATGATGTTCGCACAAGCGAACTCAGAGCACTGTCGTCACAAGATCTTCAACGCAGATTGGACTATCGATGGCGTTAAGCAAGAAAAATCATTGTTCAAGATGATTAAGAATACGTTTGAAGTGACGCCTGATAACGTACTTTCTGCATACAAAGATAACGCAGCTGTTATGACGGGCTCTGAAGTAGGTCGCTTCTTCCCAGATCCTGAAACTCGCCAGTACAACTACCACCAAGAGAAAACACACATCTTGATGAAAGTTGAAACGCACAACCACCCAACGGCTATCTCTCCATGGCCGGGCGCATCAACAGGTTCAGGCGGTGAAATCCGTGATGAAGGCGCAACAGGTATCGGTGGTAAGCCAAAAGCTGGTCTTGTAGCGTTCTCTGTATCTAACCTTAAGATCCCGAACTTCGTTCAACCTTGGGAAACTGACTTTGGTAAACCAAGCCGTATCGTTACTGCATTGGATATCATGCTTGAAGGTCCTCTTGGCGGCGCGGCATTCAACAACGAATTTGGTCGTCCAAACCTACTAGGCTACTTCCGTACTTACGAAGAGAAAGTAAACTCTCACGCAGGTGAAGAAGTACGTGGTTACCACAAGCCAATCATGCTGGCTGGTGGCCTTGGTAACATCCGTGACGAGCACGTTCAGAAGAAAGAGATCCCTGTAGGTGCAAGCTTAATCGTTCTAGGTGGCCCTGCAATGAACATCGGCCTTGGTGGCGGTGCGGCATCTTCAATGGATTCTGGTTCTTCTTCTGAAGATCTTGATTTCGCTTCGGTACAACGTGAAAACCCAGAGATGGAACGTCGTTGTCAGGAAGTGATCGACCGTTGTTGGCAGCTAGGTGATGCGAACCCAATCGCATTCATCCACGATGTGGGCGCTGGCGGTATCTCAAATGCACTTCCTGAGCTAGTAGACGATGGCGAGCGTGGCGGTATCTTCAACCTACGTGACGTGCCAAACGATGAGCCGGGCATGAGCCCACTTGAGATTTGGTGTAACGAATCTCAAGAGCGTTACGTAATGGCGGTTGCAGACAAAGACATGGCAACGTTCGACGCTATTTGTAAGCGTGAACGCGCACCATACGCTGTGGTTGGTAAAGCAACGGAAGAGCGTGAACTTAAACTTGAAGATTCACACTTCGACAACACGCCAATCGACATGCCAATGGATATCCTATTAGGTAAAACACCTAAGATGCACCGTGACGCGAAAACGTTAAAAGCGAACAACCCAGCGATTGACCGTTCTGGTATCGAAATGAACGAAGCGGTTGACCGTGTTCTTCGCCTACCAACTGTCGCAGAGAAAACATTCCTAATCACTATCGGTGACCGCTCGGTAACTGGCCTTGTTGCTCGTGACCAAATGGTTGGCCCATGGCAGGTTCCTGTTGCTAACTGTGCAGTAACCGCAGCAAGTTACGACTCTTACCACGGTGAAGCGATGTCTCTCGGTGAGCGCACGCCTGTGGCACTACTAGACTTCGGCGCATCGGCTCGCCTAGCAGTTGGTGAGGCAATCACAAACATCGCAGCGACTAACATCGGCGATATCAAACACATTAAACTGTCGGCAAACTGGATGTCTCCAGCGGGTCACCCAGGTGAAGATGCAGGTCTTTACGAAGCGGTGAAAGCTGTCGGTGAAGAGCTATGTCCAGCTCTGGGTCTAACTATCCCTGTGGGTAAAGACTCAATGTCGATGAAGACTAAGTGGGAAGAGAACGGCGAGCAGAAAGAAGTAACGTCTCCGCTATCTCTTGTTATCACTGCATTTGCTCGTGTTGAAGATGTTCGTAAGACAATTACGCCTCAACTTCGTACTGACAAAGGTGCTTCAAGCCTAGTTCTTATCGACCTAGGTAATGGCAAAAACCGTCTAGGTGCAACGGCACTAGCGCAAGTTTACAAGCAGCTTGGTGATAAGCCAGCAGACGTAGACAACGCAGCGCAACTAAAAGGCTTCTACGAAGGCGTTCAAGCACTGGTTGCTAACGACCAAGTTGTGGCTTACCACGATAAAGGCGATGGCGGTCTATTCGTTACTCTTGCTGAAATGGCGTTCGCAGGTCACTGTGGTGTGAATGCAAACATTGAAGCGCTAGGCGAAGACACACTAGCAGCGCTATTCAACGAAGAGCTAGGTGCGGTAATCCAAGTTCGTAACGATGACCTAGACGCAGTTCTTTCTACGCTTGCAGCAAACGGCCTAGAAGCGTGTTCACACGTTATTGGTTCAGTTGAAGCCTCTGATGAGTTAGTGATTAAGTCTGGTGAGTCTGTCGTGATTGAACGTAACCGTACTGAACTACGTACTATCTGGGCGGAGACAACGCACAAGATGCAAGGTCTACGTGATAATCCAGCATGTGCTGACCAAGAGCACCAAGCGAAGAAAGACAACTCAGATCCAGGTCTAAACGTGAAACTGAGCTTCGATGTTAACGAAGATATCGCTGCACCTTTCATCAACACTGGCGCTAAGCCTAAGATGGCGATTCTACGTGAGCAGGGTGTTAACTCTCACGTTGAAATGGCAGCAGCATTCGACCGTGCAGGTTTCGAAGCAACTGATATTCACATGAGCGACATCCTTACTGGTCAAGCTGTACTTGATGAGTACAACGGTCTTGTAGCATGTGGTGGCTTCTCTTACGGTGACGTACTGGGCGCTGGTGAAGGTTGGGCTAAGTCAGTTCTGTTTAACGATTCGACTCGTGAGCAATTTGAAAACTTCTTCAAGCGTGAAGATACCTTCTCTTTAGGTGTGTGTAACGGTTGTCAGATGTTGTCTAACCTGCGTGAGCTTATCCCAGGTGCTGAGTACTGGCCACGTTTCGTTCGCAACGAATCTGAGCGCTTTGAAGCTCGTTTCAGCCTAGTTGAAGTTCAGAAGTCTGATTCTGTATTCTTCAACGGCATGGAAGGTTCTCGTATGCCTATCGCTGTTTCTCACGGTGAAGGCCGCGTAGAAGTACGTGACAACGACCACCTAAACGCGATTGAAAACTCAGGTACGGTTGCTCTACGTTACGTTGATAACTACGGTAACCCAACGCAGCAATACCCGAACAACCCGAACGGTTCGCCAAACGCTATTACAGGTTTAACAACGACGGATGGCCGCGTGACCATCATGATGCCTCACCCAGAGCGTGTATTCCGTACAGTTGCTAACTCTTGGTCTCCAGAAGGTTGGGGCGAGAATGGTGCTTGGATGCGTATGTTCCAAAACGCACGTAAGAACGTGGGTTAA